In Serinus canaria isolate serCan28SL12 chromosome 4, serCan2020, whole genome shotgun sequence, the sequence AGCATGGGTCCTTTCCACAGGGTACAGCCATTCAGGACTGCCCCAGCCTGGTTcacccacaggctgcagtgctggcaagAAACCTGCTCCTGCTTGGGCTCCTTTTCACAGGCCATGGCTCTTGCTAGGAGATTGCCAGGAGCTTGCAAGGGCTGCATGGTGAAGATCTGCTCTGCCATGCATCTGCTCTGCTATATCATCAGCAAACTTGGCTTATAGCTATAGTGAGATTTTGTTGTTTATGTTTACAAATAGACTTTGACAAACCTCCTCACCTTTATTGTTTTCCAGGTGTTGtcagctgcctcagcagcaggagtttCTGTAGCCTTTGGTGCCCCAATTGGTGGAGTCCTTTTCAGTCTGGAGGAGGTATGTTAAGAGATGGCACTGaagaataaatgttttaaaagaactcTCTtagtttaaataatttcagacTCCTTTAAGCTATGGAGTCTCTCctaagaaggaaaatattctttgaCCCATATTTCAAAGCCAAGAGTCCTGTTACCAGCAGAGtcctgaagatattttttttttaaatgaatgtcAGCTTTACCTTATTCTCAGTTATTTTATTCTGGAAAAGGGCTGTGTCTGTTCATAACTACAGTTTACATACAGATAGAgacactgcagcttttccatctAGGAgttaattctgaaaaaaaaaaagaaataggggctcttaatttttgaaaaaggcTTTCAAGACTTATTGGACAGTTTTGTAAAGCAAGTTTTTAAACATTACTTAAAGCTTCAGACACTAAGCACAATGATATGATAATTTAGAAAAAGTTGATAATTATTAAAAGGACAAATATACTATAAAACTTACCTCAAAAGCAAGCAAATTCTCATCTCCAAGATATGTTTTATGCTAAATTAGTTTTAATTGTAATTTTCAGAATACAATTGAATGTTATTTCTATCATTGGCATTTTTAAAGACAACTAAAGCCCTAAAAATCTCTGAACTGAAAAGCAGGgaagatattttttcatgtgtAATTTTGTAATATTCTTAGGGTATTTTGAGGACTTCCACTGTGtccagaaaatgcagaagaaaactgTCTTAAAGTTCAAGTCAGGCTATGTGGggcttaaaaatgaaattgcatGTTCTGTTTTgaggctttttaattttttttttgttagttttaatCATACGTCTTCAAAATAACAGATTTGTGATAAACCTTTCAATGTAGGTAGGAAAGGAGATGAAAATATTAGCAGGAAATCTGATAGTACAGCTTGTGCACACTGGTTCTCATGAAGGCTAGTAGGAGACACAAAGCAGAACAGCTTTTTTAGCTTATACCATGTGAGCAGCAGTATTCTAGCACATGAATAAACTTGTCTTTCCAGGTTTTAATTGAATCACTAATATTTCTCATGTATTGTCTTTTGCAGGTCAGTTACTATTTCCCACTGAAAACTTTATGGAGATCGTTTTTTGCTGCTTTAGTAGCTGCATTTGTTCTAAGGTCCATCAATCCTTTTGGTAATAGCCGCCTAGTTCTTTTTTATGTGGAATATCACACTCCTTGGTACCTTTTTGAACTGCTTCCTTTTATTCTTCTGGGAGTATTTGGTGGGCTCTGGGGAGCATTTTTCATCCGAGCAAATATTGCATGGTGTCGTCGACGCAAATCTACAAAATTTGGGAAGTATCCTGTCCTGGAGGTTATTATTGTTGCAGCAATAACAGCTGTGATTGCATTTCCTAATCCATATACAAGGCTAAACACCAGTGAGCTTATTAAGGAGCTCTTCACAGACTGTGGGCCGTTAGAATCCTCCTCGCTCTGTGACTACAGAAATGATATGAACGCAAGCAAAATTGTAGACGATATTCCTGACCGCCCAGCAGGCACTGGAGTCTATTCAGCTATATGGCAGTTGTGTTTAGCactcatatttaaaataatcatgACAGTCTTCACTTTTGGTATCAAGGTAAGTGTGAATGCAGTAGCTCTCTTAGCTGTTGTCATCATTTAATTATTGCCTTTCTCATTTCCTATCTCTGGAAGCTAgaagctttatttattttttttcatgttatttcttttaaaaaaaggtctTTTTACTTTTGGTTAATAAGCAAGTCCTGTAGCAAACATTAATAACTTTAATTAAATTCAGAATAGTCCTTTGTTCAGCTGAATAGAAATGTGCTAAATGCAGTAGGGAGCAGTAACTGTGTGGATGGATGCCTGTTTGTATGGGCCTGATTCAGCAATAAGAGATGATTCTAAAATTTCCAAGAGCAAAGTTCGAGCATAACCACTCAGATTCCATAGTCTTGGAATCCCTAGACTTGGAAGAAGAACAGACTATACCCTTTACACTACTCATTGGTAGTAATTCTTATATCCACTCTCCTCATTGTTCACATAAATCTTATTACTACAGATGTTAAAAGGAGACAATGATGATTTCTTCTGCTGTATTTCCCAGTATTGCCTCCTGTGATGAGAAAGTGGGCTTTGTTCCTGTGATTGTAATGGAAATTTCATCTCCATTACAAGCagcataatttttgtttttcccaatTGTTTCATAGATCTGTTTTGGAGGTGGCTTCAGCTTCTTCCCAGTCTGTGGCTGTTTTCTGAGTGATGATGAATAATTGTCACACCTTCATCATTTTCTGTCTTGTCAGGctcccttcatttttttttgcaaatacaTCATAATCAAATGTGTCTTAATGAAAACTTCCTGTAGAATGTTCACTAAGCAAGATTTGTGTTTCAATTTGCCTTAACTTTTCAGTGTAAGTTGCTGTTCCATGTAACAGCATGCATAAGAAAACACTTCCTTTCTGTAAGGGTGTTTGATCATTGGAATATGCTGTGCAAAGAACATCCTTGGAAGTACTCTGATCTTGACTGCTTGCAAGCCTGAGCAACCTCCTGAGGGTgactctgcttgagcaggggcAGACAGTGTGGGGCAGTCATCTTCAACCTGGACTATTCTGTAACTGAAAGAACAATAACATCATGTTGTGTTTCTCATGTTTCAATATTTTAGAAGATGTTGCAGGTTGTTACTTGAAGTTATGTTCTATATGTTGGTTGGTGGGTGAGAGGAATCTTGGAGTGTGTGTTCCAAAAGCCAGTCTTCCTTAGGTCCATAATTCAGGCAGTGTTGTGTGATGTGACCACTTCAATTGTTTAGCTTTGTATTCACTTACTGGGTTTCATTTATGTCTGGGATATTACTTTACCATTCACATGTTTATGTGCATCTGGCTCTTTTGCATGGGGTTGTCACCACAAGGTCACACTGCATGCTAGATAGAATTCTCTGGTTTACAGAATGGGAGAGCTTATGCTTCATTTGAGTTTGGTTCATTTTCTCAGAACTTCAGCAcgtggaaatatttttgttaagtTGTGAGAATATATTTATTACTTTGCCAATAGGCAAGGAGTCATGTTGCTGTCATTGATGGAGCTGTGCTACATTAATTTCTTGGAAGCTTTAAAGCATGTGGTTAGTTAGAATGTCATCCAGGATCTGGAGAAGAGGATGTTACTTTATTGATACTTATTTGCTTTAGACTTTATCTctataaaatatgcaaaatcaaaatagaaggaaaaaaagaaaagagaagaaataatattaCCCTGTCATTCAAATAATTGTAAAAAATCCTCTGCGTCTGTTCCTGGAGCTGTAGCTGTCTGCAAACACACATCTTCCCCACAGGAACTGCTTTCCTGTGAGGTGAGCAAAGCTACCCAGCTGTTGCCAGTGGGGCAAAGTGATTCCTGCTGCTAGTACTGCTCTGGACATGCATTAGCAGGAGGCTGATATGGCAGGGGTTtgccattttttgttttgtttgctttggttttttttcctttcatgcttTTGTACCTATACTGTACTGCTTATTATCAGTAGACTCATTTCTGTGTCTAAATGCTGATCAACAGGTGGGAAGCAGTTACAGTTTTGCCTCAGAACATGACTGGTACACAGCTGCACTACCAAAGAAGTGGAAAGTTGTACCCATATCCTAATCCTTGCTTCTTCCAAAGATGACACGTGACACAGAACAAATCTTTTCCTCTGGAGTGTAATTTGAGCTTGCCCCAGAGAAGAAAgctgagaagaggaaaaactttgCTGTTTTCCCTTGCTACTTCTCTGGGAAGATTCCTCTCCCTTTTGTGATTTGTGATTCACAGGCTTATGCAAACAAATGGACTTGTAAAATCATAGTTATAGTTAGACTTGTAACCATTATCCACATAtgatggaaaaaagagaaggagataGTGCATAAAAAGTTACATTACCAAAGAACCAGAAATAATTTGGATGCAATTTCCACATGGAGACTAAATTTCTATTGCATACTGCTAGCACAGTAGGATCTGAGGCAGTTTCAATAGTTTATTTACTTACTTTTATATTGGAAATATGGGATTTTTTCAGAGTACTGTTGTACTGTTTGCCAAGAAAGAAtttcattcaggaaaaaaaaaatattttagcagttAGGAAGGGGCTTAGATGCATAATTATTGTGGGAAATAACAGTAGTGGTATAAATGCACAATTTGAATACTAGACTAAAATGATAGCATTGAATATTATCTCTgtaaacactgaaatattagGTAATTCAGTACAGGAATTAAGGATTATTAAACTTTTTCTCAAAACCCATTCTGCTGACTAACACAAAGTTTGTTTTCCATTGGTTTGTTGGTTGGAAATCATCTTTGCAACCACAAATATAGACAAAATATAAAGAAGTAATAATTATAAGCgatgtttgcttttccttggtTTGTTGTTAGAAGTCTTTACAACCATAAATACAGACAAAATATAATCATACTAACAACAGCAATTCTGAAATAGATTTCTGCACCAGCTATTGAACACAGCAAAAATCTATAGTTTGGAATTCCACAATACTTAAATTTCACAGCTGTACGCTACAAGAAAAATTACATGATATGTCCTATTACAGCAGGAATGCAATATTTAATTAAGTTATTTCAACAAGATAGGATGAGATGCATTTTGACAAAGtaaaaattctacttttttttgTAGTCGCATCTGTACCTCAGTCACAGTATAAAATATCTTGATGTTAACAACTGCtgtgaggagaagcagcaggcaTTTACAGTTTAATGAGACATTTAGGGACCAGTATGTTTCTTGGAAAGATTGGCTTCgtaaggagaagaaaagataCAGAACTGTTTCTTTATATGAAACTGCTCATAAAAGGAAGTTTGCACTAATATTTTACTAAGCCATGGTTGTGTGACAAGGCTTTAGTTAGTactagaaaaacattttaagtaaCTAAACTGACAGTAGgagcttctttcttcttcaacCTATTGTGTTACCTACTTTTTATGGTGGGGATtatcttgcctttttttctcttgtgtttaGCATTCTACATTCATTTCTACAGGAAACAGCAATAATAGTACAAATCCTCTTTTAAAACTCACCTGTTTAGTTAATTTATAACAGTGTCAGGAAGCAGTTTAGGAATGCAGTCCTGTTTAGTAAGTGAATGTTGACTCTGAGGAATGTGAAGGAATGAGGGAGACAGGAAATGATAAAGAGCTCTGTCCAGTATGACTAGCACAGCTCACACTGGACATGCACATGGTAGAGAATTCTGCTCTTGGCACTGAGTCTAGTTCTTGGTCCTGTATTGGTGGTAGATTTTCTCTTAAACACGGTAAGATATAAACAAACATGCGCATAAAATGATTTCTGCTAATCAGGTCAATCAGAGATATCAATAGAATTCTGTCTACTAACCTTCCAAGGTCACTTTACATGATTTTAACCTGACAGTTTGAGTGTTTGcatctctttcagaaaaaaaatgaaaaaaatcacttgttGAGCCATGTGTCAGGTATGTTCCCAGCAGCATAACAacagttctggttttgttgcAGGTTCCATCTGGGTTGTTCATACCTAGTATGGCAATTGGAGCAATAGCAGGAAGGATTGTAGGAATTGCAGTGGAGCAACTGGCTTACTACCATCATGACTGGTTCATTTTCAAGGAGTGGTGTGAAGTTGGAGCTGACTGTATTACACCTGGTCTTTATGCCATGGTTGGTGCTGCTGCATGCTTaggtaaataaaatataacaaataAGTATCTGGTTTCTTCATATAGCAAAATAAttgttaaaaaatgaaaggaaatataaaCTTGTGAAGTTTTGGAGCACCTGTTTATAGGGTCTTCCCTCCAGAGTAATACATTCACATCTCTACACATGACCCTCATATCCTTGTAATCTGAGAAGTAAAGTGAAATGTAAATTgctgagaaacaggaaaattttagtagtgtttgctttctctttttggtATCAAGAGATGTCATCACTACATTGGTCAGAGAAATCAGTTCCTTGAAATATATGAAGTAGAGCATTTACATTGTCAACTACAGTTAAAATTATTAGAAGGAAGTGGTGTGATCAGCTACCACATCTACATGAATTGCAAAAAATTGTTCTTGAAATTCATTATCCCAACAAAATTTTAGAAGAGTGTAAGGTATTTTTAACAACTCTAATTGTTGAAAATCAGCTTCATGGAAGGAGGCTTAAACTGGGGACCTAAACTTTTCCTCATTTATAACTTGGTGGCCttagaaattaaaagcttttagGATAGATTCTGCAAGAAGTAGAACTTCTCTTTAAGGAAAAGTATGTTTGGGCAATCAAATTAGTGATACAGATTTAGGTTTTGAAGAGgttgttctggtttttaatAGTCCAAATTGAATCACTCTTGTTTGAATTGAAAGACAGTTCATACTCTTTTATTGCGTGAAGATACAGCATCaggaattttaggagaaaaaaatgattttaaatagtaacaaaagagaaatataatccctgtcttctgttttccaagaaaaagatttcttttcatCAGTTCATAATTCTGTTTAGCTTCTTAATCCTTTGGACAACATAACTGTTGATTTGCTACCTATGACATTTTTGCATTAGTTACattcttttttcaaattcttaCATTACTGGATTTCCTTGCATTTCACAGTACTTTAAACCCTGATGTGGTATGGAGACATACACAGTTTTATCCTTAGCTTACATTAAATAACTGTACATATTTTCCAGTTCTCTTTATTACCTCCCATATTACCTCCCATTCAatgaattttcccttttctctttttcacttcTTGAAGTTTTGTGTTAATTTTCTCTGTCGTTATCTATTGGTATTATGCAGAAAGATGTTTGTCAGATAACCTTTCTTGTCAAAGTTATGTTTGTAGATCTCAACAGGAAGGCAGAAAATTCTAAAATCATTGTTATCTGATACTCAGATGTTACTGGTTATCATTTTCCTTGCAGGTGGTGTGACAAGGATGACTGTGTCCCTGGTAGTTATTGTCTTTGAGCTAACAGGAGGGCTGGAATATATTGTGCCCCTAATGGCTGCAGTCATGACCAGTAAGTGGGTAGGAGATGCCTTTGGTAGGGAAGGCATCTATGAAGCACACATCCGACTGAATGGGTATCCTTTCTTGGATGCAAAGGAAGAGTTCACTCACACAACACTGGCTGCTGATGTGATGAGGCCTCGGAGGAGCGACCCCCCTTTAGCAGTTCTGACGCAGGATAATATGACTGTCGAAGACATAGAAAACTTGATCAACGAAACCAGCTATAATGGTTTTCCTGTTATTATGTCAAAGGAATCCCAGAGACTTGTGGGTTTTGCTCTAAGAAGAGATTTAACTATTGCAATAGGTAACTAACTTTTCATATTGGATTATTATTTACACccatttaaattgttttatattataatatattcaAAATAGAATTTATTCTGTATGTTTTTAGACTTCAGGTTATGATAATATATCTTCAGTAGCAGGctctgaaatgaagaaaatccTCCTCTCTTTGTCTCTTGTAAAAGCAAAAGTTTTCATACTCAAACAGGTCAAAACAAAATCTAATCTagaattttttagttttttgagGCTTTTGATAGTATCTCTTTTCCTCGAGTAATGCTGTACTAACATTGTTCTTCAAAATTGAGTAATTCTCATTTTTGACCTGCAGTATTCTGTGAGAATTACTGtccaagtaatttttaaatgtagatcCTAATTCTTTTTAACAGTGTGTTATTTACTTCTGTTATAACAATTAAGGTTGTATTACGGAGAGATAAGTGCAGTATTAATTATTTTAGGTTTATGTTTTTCAATTTGTTTATGTAATGGGAAATTAGTCCCTGGGCACATGAGCACACAGGCCCTGTTTGGAACATTTCTTTCTGGATGAATATTATTAGTGCTTGTGTGATACTTGTGATAATGCTTTGTGCACTGGCAAGAAAAATTCTGTGGATTTTGAGGCTTCTATCAtaagcaaaagagaaaacacactTGTGTAAGAAAATGTTACAAAACTGTAACATTTAATACACATTAAATAAGTGATGGAAGTTGCATCTTAAACTGCTTTGTTTTATATACCTATATTTTAAGCAAAGACACTTGAGAAAAGGACAGAAGTCTCcagaaacttttttaaaaacatattttgtgaACATAACAGTGTTTACTTCAGTCAGGTTTTTGCCTGTGGTCTTACTACTGTGTATACCTTGGTATTACATTACATAGGATGTATATGAACGTACAAAACTTGGAAATTATTGCCAACACCATACTGGTTAAAGTTTGCATTTGCTTGAGTAAATGGGGGAATAGCAGACCATTCTTCTTAGAAAATGCTTTCCACAGTTAAGACTCATTTCAGTTGCTGAGATTATACAGTGAGAGTTGCTGAGTCTTGGGTTGTTTCTGTCTTGAGAGTCattgtgccctggcagccaagaGGGCTAATTATGTtctggggtgcatcaggcactGCATcgccagccaggcaagggaggggattgtcctgctctgctctgctctgctctggggcagcctcacctccccAGGTCCTGTGTGCAGATTTTGGTGCCAGGTTATCAGAGGGTTATAAAGCCATTAGAGATCATCCAAAGGAGAGCCacaaggatggtgaagggccttgaggagaAGCTGTATGAGAAGTGGCTGcggtcacttggtctgttcagcctggaggagactgaggggaaacctcactgcagtctgcaacttcctcatgagggcaaggggaggggcaggcactgatctctgctctgtggtgcccACTGATaagacctgagggaatggcctgaagttgtaCTGAGGGAGGTTTAAGCTGGGTATTAGGACAAAGTTCAGGGCGCTGTCAATTGAGACTGACTTTTCCCTGGCAATTTCTTCAGGAGCtgagtagttttttttttagcctttcCACCTCTTTATAGTAAATAACAGTGACTTATTTGAGTGAGAAAAATTAGTTGTATAATGACTAAAGCTGAATGGCAAATGGCTTTTGTGATTTTTGCCCACTTCCCAGGGATAAAGCAGTGGCTGTGGAAATTTATGTGAGAGCCTGGTAGTGTTGATTGAGCTGTATGTCTGCATTAACATCGTATTCCAAGAATATaaattcttccttctctgctgtttttcccccttccctgtcTTTCTTAAAGAAAGTGCTAGAAAGAAGCAGGAGGGGATTGTTGGCAGTTCCAGGGTGTGTTTTGCCCAGCATACCCCATCGCTTCCAGCAGAAAGCCCTCGACCTTTGAAGCTCAGAAGCATACTTGATATGAGCCCTTTCACCGTGACAGACCACACACCAATGGAAATAGTGGTGGATATTTTCCGGAAGCTGGGTCTGAGGCAGTGCCTTGTAACACACAATGGGTGAGTAAAGTAGCAGCAatgctgtgcatttttttaGATACAGTAGTTTTCACTTCCAGGATCAGAGTATTTGAACCAGGATATACACCAGGATCGTGGTATTTGAACCTGTAAGTTTGGTATTGCAACTGAGGACCCCAGCTGTTCATTAAGAATGTGCTGTGCTGTAGCACCTCTGAAATTCTTACACCTTCCTTATATTCCAAGTAAGCAAGCAGATGATTTCAGTCATTTTGTGATGTTCTGTAAAAAATTTACTGCCATTCAGCAAGCTTGATCTGTGCAACTTGCTTGCGGAGGAGACACAACTTGTCTTGCAGAAATTTAGTCTTGTGCACTGCAGAGTCTAAGGCCTGTATTTCCTGGTTATTATCTATGTTCTGGCAACATGCAATGTATCAGCTGTTACTGAACATCTACAAATACCGGGTTCATAAAGAGTAAAGGAGAAAATGATCTAGTCAGTATCTCTTCTTCTGGAGTCTAGCGATGGCAATTACCAgcaagcttttgttttttggaaTACTAACAACTAAACTGCTGCTAGTTCTGGAACTTCAGTCTGCAACTTTTGTTTCTacaattcaaaatatttcaggaaagtAGTTTTAAGATTTAGAATGTTTGTGAATGAGACTGTTGGGAGTTGTCCTGTGATTATCTACTAAATAAATCAGCCCCCAGCATGAAAACTAAATGTTCATTGTAATTGCCTCTTATCTAAActgcttcttgttttctttttacatgatctttttctgtgcagctgttcCTTTaacattctgcttttctgtatttcttgaATTAAACACTTGAATTGCAACATCAAAGCTCCTACCTAGCTAGTATCTTGCTTTCCCTTTAGCATGTCTTTTAAGGCACCTGGGGAGTGAAATGTTGTCTGCTCATTCACATGTTTAGGATTGATTGATTTCAGACTTCTTGTCCCAACGTCCTTGGGACAAGAAGTCTGAAACGACTGGGACTTCATTAGTTTTTCTGTGGGCAAAAGGACTGCTGCTATATGTGGcgaatatttaaatgttttgttgATGTCcaagttggatttttttttttcagatgtattttaaaacaaatttatttaaatgttctcctgtctggttttttgttttgtttgtttttgggtttttttttggtttttttttttttcttcagtgcatCTCTGTATGGAATGGCAAGTAGTGTTTCCAAAAGTCTTTCTCTGATAGGGAAAGGACATAATGATCTGATACTTAGAAGTTAGTCTGGGCATGCAGTTATTCTTGTTTTGGGGAGGGAAATTGGAATCAATAGAAATTcactaaaaaatatttactatgattttttttttcacagtttctgTTGTGGTTGGGTGCTCAAGCATTGATGTTGATGCTAAAATCTTCTCTAGAGAAAGCTTGACCATGCAAAGCTATGTCAAGCTCTATTATaaattttaaaccattttatGATAAAGTAGCAGGAATGgctttaatatttattttaacctACTTCAGTTTACAAGTTTGTGACATTCCACAAGCACTCTGTCCATTACAAGAAGAGTAGCTCATAAATACTAGTACTGGTGGTGTTGATCCATGGCATATAGCCTTGTGAACATCAAGGACTACTTTATATTTTGGCTGGCAGACTTCCTGCAAACTGAATATACCTGTTTAAAGACTTGCATCAACATACTGGTTCCAGTCCAGAGTGGATTGTACAGAAATTGGTGCAGATGACAAGAGAGAAGACTGAGCCTTACTCCTCCAAATTTGTACCAGAATACCCattccagggagctgctcttgATTTGTCCTGTCACAAATAAGAAATTTGTCTGAATTGCTCTGTT encodes:
- the CLCN3 gene encoding H(+)/Cl(-) exchange transporter 3 isoform X2 yields the protein MDVSSDPYLPYDGGGGDGIPLRELHKRGTHYTMTNGGNINSSTHLLDLLDEPIPGVGTYDDFHTIDWVREKCKDRERHRRINSKKKESAWEMTKSLYDAWSGWLVVTLTGLASGALAGLIDIAADWMTDLKEGICLSALWFNHEQCCWGSNETTFEERDKCPQWKTWAELIIGQAEGPGSYIMNYIMYIFWALSFAFLAVSLVKVFAPYACGSGIPEIKTILSGFIIRGYLGKWTLMIKTITLVLAVASGLSLGKEGPLVHVACCCGNIFSYLFPKYSTNEAKKREVLSAASAAGVSVAFGAPIGGVLFSLEEVSYYFPLKTLWRSFFAALVAAFVLRSINPFGNSRLVLFYVEYHTPWYLFELLPFILLGVFGGLWGAFFIRANIAWCRRRKSTKFGKYPVLEVIIVAAITAVIAFPNPYTRLNTSELIKELFTDCGPLESSSLCDYRNDMNASKIVDDIPDRPAGTGVYSAIWQLCLALIFKIIMTVFTFGIKVPSGLFIPSMAIGAIAGRIVGIAVEQLAYYHHDWFIFKEWCEVGADCITPGLYAMVGAAACLGGVTRMTVSLVVIVFELTGGLEYIVPLMAAVMTSKWVGDAFGREGIYEAHIRLNGYPFLDAKEEFTHTTLAADVMRPRRSDPPLAVLTQDNMTVEDIENLINETSYNGFPVIMSKESQRLVGFALRRDLTIAIESARKKQEGIVGSSRVCFAQHTPSLPAESPRPLKLRSILDMSPFTVTDHTPMEIVVDIFRKLGLRQCLVTHNGIVLGIITKKNILEHLEQLKQHVEPLAPPWHYNKKRYPPSYGPDGKPRPRLHNVQLKPIAEEREETEEEVHLLNSTTL
- the CLCN3 gene encoding H(+)/Cl(-) exchange transporter 3 isoform X4, whose amino-acid sequence is MDVSSDPYLPYDGGGGDGIPLRELHKRGTHYTMTNGGNINSSTHLLDLLDEPIPGVGTYDDFHTIDWVREKCKDRERHRRINSKKKESAWEMTKSLYDAWSGWLVVTLTGLASGALAGLIDIAADWMTDLKEGICLSALWFNHEQCCWGSNETTFEERDKCPQWKTWAELIIGQAEGPGSYIMNYIMYIFWALSFAFLAVSLVKVFAPYACGSGIPEIKTILSGFIIRGYLGKWTLMIKTITLVLAVASGLSLGKEGPLVHVACCCGNIFSYLFPKYSTNEAKKREVLSAASAAGVSVAFGAPIGGVLFSLEEVSYYFPLKTLWRSFFAALVAAFVLRSINPFGNSRLVLFYVEYHTPWYLFELLPFILLGVFGGLWGAFFIRANIAWCRRRKSTKFGKYPVLEVIIVAAITAVIAFPNPYTRLNTSELIKELFTDCGPLESSSLCDYRNDMNASKIVDDIPDRPAGTGVYSAIWQLCLALIFKIIMTVFTFGIKVPSGLFIPSMAIGAIAGRIVGIAVEQLAYYHHDWFIFKEWCEVGADCITPGLYAMVGAAACLGGVTRMTVSLVVIVFELTGGLEYIVPLMAAVMTSKWVGDAFGREGIYEAHIRLNGYPFLDAKEEFTHTTLAADVMRPRRSDPPLAVLTQDNMTVEDIENLINETSYNGFPVIMSKESQRLVGFALRRDLTIAIESARKKQEGIVGSSRVCFAQHTPSLPAESPRPLKLRSILDMSPFTVTDHTPMEIVVDIFRKLGLRQCLVTHNGRLLGIITKKDILRHMAQTANQDPASIMFN
- the CLCN3 gene encoding H(+)/Cl(-) exchange transporter 3 isoform X1, with product MESEQLFHRGYYRNSYNSITSASSDEELLDGAGVIMDFQTSEDDNLLDGDASIGTHYTMTNGGNINSSTHLLDLLDEPIPGVGTYDDFHTIDWVREKCKDRERHRRINSKKKESAWEMTKSLYDAWSGWLVVTLTGLASGALAGLIDIAADWMTDLKEGICLSALWFNHEQCCWGSNETTFEERDKCPQWKTWAELIIGQAEGPGSYIMNYIMYIFWALSFAFLAVSLVKVFAPYACGSGIPEIKTILSGFIIRGYLGKWTLMIKTITLVLAVASGLSLGKEGPLVHVACCCGNIFSYLFPKYSTNEAKKREVLSAASAAGVSVAFGAPIGGVLFSLEEVSYYFPLKTLWRSFFAALVAAFVLRSINPFGNSRLVLFYVEYHTPWYLFELLPFILLGVFGGLWGAFFIRANIAWCRRRKSTKFGKYPVLEVIIVAAITAVIAFPNPYTRLNTSELIKELFTDCGPLESSSLCDYRNDMNASKIVDDIPDRPAGTGVYSAIWQLCLALIFKIIMTVFTFGIKVPSGLFIPSMAIGAIAGRIVGIAVEQLAYYHHDWFIFKEWCEVGADCITPGLYAMVGAAACLGGVTRMTVSLVVIVFELTGGLEYIVPLMAAVMTSKWVGDAFGREGIYEAHIRLNGYPFLDAKEEFTHTTLAADVMRPRRSDPPLAVLTQDNMTVEDIENLINETSYNGFPVIMSKESQRLVGFALRRDLTIAIESARKKQEGIVGSSRVCFAQHTPSLPAESPRPLKLRSILDMSPFTVTDHTPMEIVVDIFRKLGLRQCLVTHNGIVLGIITKKNILEHLEQLKQHVEPLAPPWHYNKKRYPPSYGPDGKPRPRLHNVQLKPIAEEREETEEEVHLLNSTTL
- the CLCN3 gene encoding H(+)/Cl(-) exchange transporter 3 isoform X3 — its product is MESEQLFHRGYYRNSYNSITSASSDEELLDGAGVIMDFQTSEDDNLLDGDASIGTHYTMTNGGNINSSTHLLDLLDEPIPGVGTYDDFHTIDWVREKCKDRERHRRINSKKKESAWEMTKSLYDAWSGWLVVTLTGLASGALAGLIDIAADWMTDLKEGICLSALWFNHEQCCWGSNETTFEERDKCPQWKTWAELIIGQAEGPGSYIMNYIMYIFWALSFAFLAVSLVKVFAPYACGSGIPEIKTILSGFIIRGYLGKWTLMIKTITLVLAVASGLSLGKEGPLVHVACCCGNIFSYLFPKYSTNEAKKREVLSAASAAGVSVAFGAPIGGVLFSLEEVSYYFPLKTLWRSFFAALVAAFVLRSINPFGNSRLVLFYVEYHTPWYLFELLPFILLGVFGGLWGAFFIRANIAWCRRRKSTKFGKYPVLEVIIVAAITAVIAFPNPYTRLNTSELIKELFTDCGPLESSSLCDYRNDMNASKIVDDIPDRPAGTGVYSAIWQLCLALIFKIIMTVFTFGIKVPSGLFIPSMAIGAIAGRIVGIAVEQLAYYHHDWFIFKEWCEVGADCITPGLYAMVGAAACLGGVTRMTVSLVVIVFELTGGLEYIVPLMAAVMTSKWVGDAFGREGIYEAHIRLNGYPFLDAKEEFTHTTLAADVMRPRRSDPPLAVLTQDNMTVEDIENLINETSYNGFPVIMSKESQRLVGFALRRDLTIAIESARKKQEGIVGSSRVCFAQHTPSLPAESPRPLKLRSILDMSPFTVTDHTPMEIVVDIFRKLGLRQCLVTHNGRLLGIITKKDILRHMAQTANQDPASIMFN